In Natronomonas halophila, one DNA window encodes the following:
- a CDS encoding DNA-directed RNA polymerase subunit B'', giving the protein MNRQDRRSISREYFSRDRLAEHHFRSFNNFLDRGMQDVVDEKESIDTDIGDKEGQEPVRVDLGNVRIVTPRVREADGSEELLYPQEARLRNITYSAPVFMEMSIIRGGDEEEEHIVDQSETKVGRMPIMVGSNKCNIADFTDEELIEIGEDPADPGGYFIVNGSERVLMTSEDLAPNKILAEYDTKYGDQIQIAKTFSQRRGYRALVLCERNRSGILEVSFPSVSGSINFVTLVRALGLESDEEIVHRVSDDPEIVKFMLENLEEAEVQSTAEAIEKLGQRVASGQGKNYQLKRANYVIDRYLLPHLHEEGVEDEEVRMNKAVYLCRMAEACFELALERRESDDKDHYANKRLKVSGDLMKDLFRTALNKLARDVKYQLERANMRNRQLSVNTVVRSDVLTERLEHPIATGNWVGGRSGVSQLVDRTDYMGVLSHLRRLRSPLSRSQPHFEARDLHATQWGRICPSETPEGPNCGLVKNFAQAMELSQNVDDERGLKRELASMGVEGIPGIETVETHTADD; this is encoded by the coding sequence ATGAATAGGCAAGACCGACGTTCGATTTCCCGGGAGTACTTCTCGCGGGACCGACTCGCAGAGCACCACTTCCGCTCGTTCAACAACTTCCTCGACCGGGGGATGCAGGACGTTGTTGACGAGAAGGAAAGCATCGACACCGACATCGGCGACAAGGAAGGCCAAGAGCCGGTCCGCGTCGACCTCGGGAACGTCCGCATCGTGACCCCGCGCGTCCGCGAGGCCGACGGCTCCGAAGAACTCCTCTATCCGCAGGAAGCCCGCCTGCGTAACATCACCTACTCGGCGCCGGTGTTCATGGAGATGAGCATCATCCGCGGCGGCGACGAGGAGGAAGAACACATCGTCGACCAGTCCGAGACGAAGGTCGGCCGGATGCCGATTATGGTCGGCTCCAACAAGTGTAACATCGCCGATTTCACCGACGAGGAACTCATCGAAATCGGTGAGGACCCCGCCGACCCCGGTGGTTACTTCATCGTCAACGGCTCCGAGCGCGTCCTGATGACGAGCGAGGACCTCGCGCCGAACAAGATTCTCGCCGAATACGACACCAAATACGGCGACCAGATTCAGATTGCCAAGACGTTCTCCCAGCGCCGTGGCTACCGCGCGCTGGTTCTCTGTGAGCGGAACCGCAGCGGGATTCTGGAGGTCTCCTTCCCGTCGGTCTCCGGCTCTATCAACTTCGTGACCCTCGTGCGGGCGCTCGGCTTGGAATCCGACGAGGAAATCGTTCACCGCGTCTCCGACGACCCGGAGATCGTGAAGTTCATGCTCGAAAACCTGGAGGAAGCGGAGGTCCAGTCGACCGCCGAGGCCATCGAGAAACTGGGCCAGCGCGTCGCCTCCGGGCAGGGCAAGAACTACCAGCTCAAGCGGGCCAACTACGTCATCGACCGCTATCTCCTCCCGCACCTCCACGAGGAGGGCGTCGAGGACGAGGAAGTCCGCATGAACAAGGCGGTCTACCTCTGTCGGATGGCCGAGGCGTGTTTCGAGCTGGCGCTCGAACGCCGCGAATCCGACGACAAGGACCACTACGCCAACAAGCGCCTGAAGGTTTCGGGCGACCTGATGAAGGACCTCTTCCGGACGGCGCTGAACAAGCTGGCACGCGACGTGAAGTACCAGCTCGAACGCGCCAACATGCGGAACCGACAGCTGTCGGTCAACACCGTCGTTCGGTCGGACGTCCTGACCGAGCGGCTCGAACACCCCATCGCGACCGGGAACTGGGTGGGTGGCCGCTCCGGCGTGAGCCAGCTGGTCGACCGGACGGACTACATGGGTGTGCTGTCCCACCTCCGTCGCCTTCGGTCGCCGCTTTCCCGCTCGCAGCCGCACTTCGAAGCGCGTGACCTGCACGCGACCCAGTGGGGTCGTATCTGCCCCTCCGAGACGCCGGAGGGTCCGAACTGTGGGCTGGTGAAGAACTTCGCACAGGCGATGGAACTGTCCCAGAACGTCGACGACGAGCGCGGGTTGAAACGCGAACTCGCCTCGATGGGCGTCGAGGGCATTCCGGGAATCGAGACGGTCGAAACACACACGGCAGACGACTAA
- a CDS encoding DNA-directed RNA polymerase subunit H yields the protein MVDVSQHNLVPEHTVLEEDEVEEVLAEYDIDRTDLPKIERRDPALPSEAEVGDVLKIVRDSRTAPNEAVVYRLVVE from the coding sequence ATGGTAGACGTAAGCCAACACAATCTGGTTCCGGAGCACACGGTCCTCGAGGAAGACGAAGTCGAGGAGGTGCTCGCGGAGTACGACATCGACCGCACAGACCTGCCGAAAATCGAGCGTCGTGACCCTGCCCTGCCGAGCGAGGCAGAGGTCGGCGACGTGCTCAAAATCGTCCGCGATTCGCGGACGGCACCGAACGAAGCCGTCGTTTATCGACTGGTGGTAGAATGA
- a CDS encoding group I intron-associated PD-(D/E)XK endonuclease has translation MKNSKRRGDETESKVIHELITRGYSVSVPFGDNDKYDLIADIDSQLYRLQCKTAWRNKQETIRFNTHSQTTNQGEYSEETYHGEIDAFVVRYPETEQLYWIDVADATDQKMELRFDAEIDHPSINWAVDYELGDSVPPE, from the coding sequence ATGAAGAACAGCAAACGCCGGGGTGATGAAACCGAGTCCAAAGTCATCCACGAACTGATTACACGAGGTTACAGCGTTTCGGTTCCATTCGGTGACAACGACAAGTACGACCTGATTGCGGATATCGACAGCCAGCTATACCGGCTCCAATGCAAGACTGCCTGGCGAAACAAGCAGGAAACGATTCGGTTCAACACCCATAGCCAGACGACGAATCAGGGCGAGTATTCCGAGGAAACGTATCATGGGGAGATAGACGCCTTTGTCGTCCGCTATCCCGAAACGGAACAGCTCTACTGGATCGACGTCGCCGATGCCACCGACCAGAAGATGGAACTTCGGTTCGACGCCGAAATCGATCACCCATCAATCAACTGGGCAGTCGACTACGAACTCGGCGATAGCGTTCCCCCGGAATAA
- a CDS encoding pyridoxamine 5'-phosphate oxidase family protein — protein sequence MPTWNGAWSAAEATAYLEDATVPIRLACNRPNGGLWMLSLWYAYRDGEFLCATGASADIVEYLEANGSIAFEVSDNDPPYRGVRGAGTVSIEPDPEKELLQELFERYLGGTDNSLADKLLVEGRKEVRLRIQPERLYTWDFSDRMADV from the coding sequence ATGCCAACGTGGAACGGGGCGTGGTCGGCCGCCGAGGCGACGGCGTATCTGGAAGACGCAACAGTGCCGATTCGGCTCGCGTGCAATCGGCCGAACGGCGGACTGTGGATGCTCTCGCTGTGGTACGCCTATCGGGACGGCGAGTTCCTCTGTGCGACGGGCGCCAGCGCCGATATCGTCGAGTATCTCGAAGCCAACGGCTCGATTGCGTTCGAGGTATCGGACAACGACCCGCCGTACCGGGGGGTCCGCGGGGCGGGAACCGTGAGCATCGAACCGGACCCAGAGAAGGAACTCCTCCAAGAGTTGTTCGAGCGGTATCTGGGCGGGACGGACAACTCGTTGGCCGACAAACTGCTCGTGGAGGGCCGAAAGGAAGTGCGGCTCCGAATCCAGCCAGAACGGCTCTACACGTGGGATTTCTCCGACCGGATGGCCGACGTCTAA
- a CDS encoding ribonuclease catalytic domain-containing protein — MTDTDEQAHAGTAEGQGPVVIDEELARHLENKREELFEEFDIRDEFPREVLNEAEEVASDPEGDIETELEERKDLRDLTTWTTDPADAQDFDDAISIERTEEGYRLWVHIADVTHYVNPETKMWEEAQKRGNTVYLPGYTMHMLPPILAETVCSLVPNEDRLAHTVEMHINGETLSHESIDIYKSVIHSDARQTYNDCEDRLDDPDAPLHKENKLAYELAEKLHEQRKEDGSLVLNPKRDRAHTIIEECMLKANKAVTHTLQWDRGLEAMFRVHPQPTPEEWDEALQEIQDLDGVSIPGSAWDDPRKAVNATLEEAPGRQLNKIQWAVMKVMPRAKYMSDPFGGHHALNFEIYGHFTSPIRRLSDLVNHWIIYTNEVPEGIADLCDHASDKQKDGETCERIYKDFLEEVGLDAHAINNRGLEVVEDPEEADHTA, encoded by the coding sequence ATGACTGACACCGACGAACAGGCGCATGCCGGCACTGCGGAGGGGCAAGGCCCCGTCGTCATCGACGAGGAACTCGCCCGGCACCTCGAAAACAAGCGGGAGGAACTCTTCGAGGAGTTCGACATCCGCGACGAATTCCCCCGTGAAGTACTCAACGAGGCCGAAGAGGTCGCCAGCGACCCCGAAGGCGACATCGAGACGGAACTCGAAGAGCGCAAGGACCTCCGGGACCTGACGACGTGGACGACCGACCCCGCCGACGCCCAGGACTTCGACGACGCCATCTCCATCGAACGCACCGAGGAGGGCTACCGGCTGTGGGTCCACATCGCCGACGTCACCCACTACGTCAATCCCGAGACCAAGATGTGGGAGGAAGCCCAGAAGCGCGGCAACACGGTCTACCTGCCGGGCTACACGATGCACATGCTGCCGCCCATCCTCGCCGAGACGGTTTGCTCGCTCGTTCCCAACGAGGACCGACTGGCCCACACCGTCGAGATGCACATCAACGGCGAGACACTCTCCCACGAGTCCATCGACATTTATAAATCGGTCATCCACTCGGACGCCCGCCAGACCTACAACGACTGCGAGGACCGACTGGACGACCCCGACGCGCCGCTTCACAAGGAGAACAAACTCGCCTACGAACTCGCCGAGAAACTCCACGAACAGCGGAAAGAGGACGGGTCGCTCGTGCTCAACCCCAAGCGGGACCGCGCCCACACCATCATCGAGGAGTGCATGCTGAAGGCGAACAAGGCCGTCACCCACACGCTCCAGTGGGACCGCGGCCTCGAAGCCATGTTCCGCGTCCACCCCCAGCCGACCCCCGAGGAGTGGGACGAGGCCCTCCAGGAGATTCAGGACCTCGACGGCGTCTCGATTCCGGGCAGCGCGTGGGACGACCCCCGGAAGGCCGTCAACGCCACGCTCGAAGAGGCACCCGGTCGCCAACTCAACAAGATTCAGTGGGCCGTGATGAAGGTCATGCCCCGGGCGAAGTACATGTCCGACCCCTTCGGCGGCCACCACGCCCTGAACTTCGAGATTTACGGCCACTTCACCTCCCCCATCCGCCGACTCTCGGACCTCGTCAACCACTGGATCATCTACACCAACGAGGTGCCCGAGGGTATCGCGGACCTCTGTGACCACGCCAGCGACAAGCAGAAGGACGGCGAAACCTGCGAGCGGATTTATAAAGACTTCCTCGAAGAGGTCGGCCTCGACGCCCACGCCATCAACAACCGCGGCCTCGAAGTCGTCGAGGACCCCGAGGAAGCCGACCACACGGCCTGA
- a CDS encoding DUF7562 family protein — MWQRGSRTEVTCIACGESVPRSKAREYDKHGDRWDREDKEFEHLCKPCYRTLCHQPRKGLESLLSESGAGDVPRSEFLRRYSEAVDGAADGESERGPEQ; from the coding sequence ATGTGGCAACGGGGAAGCCGGACCGAGGTGACCTGTATCGCCTGCGGCGAGAGCGTCCCCCGGTCGAAGGCCCGCGAGTACGACAAACACGGCGACCGCTGGGACCGGGAGGACAAGGAGTTCGAACACCTCTGTAAACCCTGTTACCGGACGCTGTGCCACCAGCCCCGCAAAGGTCTGGAATCGCTGCTGTCGGAGTCCGGCGCTGGCGACGTTCCCCGATCGGAGTTCCTCCGACGATACAGCGAAGCGGTCGACGGCGCGGCCGACGGCGAGAGCGAACGCGGCCCCGAACAGTAG
- a CDS encoding aminopeptidase, whose amino-acid sequence MDPRIREHAEIIVDHSTGVEQGDNVVISTPPSAEDLAVALHEVVGDRGATPIHLASNARAGRAYLQAVDDDEIETPTHAKALYEETDVLIRVRGEGNATEQSDVPPETQAAHTKARRPVQEEALSKRWCLTQFPTQSHAQLAGMSTEGYENFVYDAVNKDWDAQREHQAQMVDILDPASEVRIKSGDTTDVTMSVDGMTTINDYAEKNLPGGEVFTAPVPDSVEGEVLFDKPLYHQGREITGAHLVFEDGEVVEHSADQNENLLTEVLDTDEGARRLGELGIGMNRDIDQFTYNMLFDEKMGDTVHMAIGRAYDECVGEDREANQSAVHLDMIVDMSEDSFIEVDGDIVQRDGAFRFEDDFEE is encoded by the coding sequence ATGGACCCGCGAATCCGTGAACACGCAGAAATCATCGTCGACCACTCCACCGGGGTCGAACAGGGGGACAACGTCGTCATCAGCACGCCGCCTTCGGCCGAGGACCTCGCGGTCGCCCTCCACGAAGTCGTCGGCGACCGGGGCGCGACGCCCATCCATCTCGCCAGCAACGCCCGCGCCGGTCGCGCCTACCTACAGGCCGTCGACGACGACGAGATCGAGACGCCGACCCACGCGAAGGCCCTCTACGAGGAAACCGACGTCCTGATTCGCGTTCGCGGCGAGGGTAACGCGACCGAACAGAGCGACGTCCCGCCCGAAACGCAGGCCGCCCACACGAAGGCCCGCCGGCCCGTCCAGGAGGAAGCCCTCTCGAAGCGCTGGTGTCTCACTCAGTTCCCGACGCAGAGCCACGCCCAACTCGCGGGCATGAGCACCGAGGGCTACGAGAACTTCGTCTACGACGCCGTCAACAAGGACTGGGACGCCCAGCGAGAGCATCAGGCCCAGATGGTCGATATCCTCGACCCCGCCAGTGAGGTCCGCATCAAAAGCGGCGACACGACCGACGTGACGATGTCCGTCGACGGCATGACGACCATCAACGACTACGCCGAGAAGAACCTCCCCGGCGGCGAGGTCTTCACCGCGCCCGTCCCCGACAGCGTCGAGGGCGAAGTCCTCTTCGACAAGCCCCTCTACCATCAGGGTCGCGAGATTACGGGCGCCCACCTCGTCTTCGAGGACGGCGAAGTCGTCGAACACAGCGCCGACCAAAACGAGAACCTGCTGACCGAGGTGCTCGATACCGACGAGGGCGCGCGCCGTCTCGGCGAACTCGGGATCGGCATGAACCGTGACATCGACCAGTTCACCTACAACATGCTCTTCGACGAGAAGATGGGCGATACCGTCCACATGGCCATCGGCCGCGCCTACGACGAGTGCGTCGGCGAGGACCGCGAGGCCAACCAGTCGGCCGTCCATCTGGACATGATCGTCGACATGAGCGAGGACTCCTTCATCGAAGTCGACGGCGACATCGTCCAGCGTGACGGTGCGTTCCGTTTCGAAGACGACTTCGAGGAATAA
- a CDS encoding YccF domain-containing protein — translation MAQRSLLTRALWFVFVGWWLTPILVNAAWLLGLTVVLLPVSVKLINLVPTALTLKSPESTIGPEAGRGQHNLLVRALYFVFVGWWASFIWANVANVLAITVVGLPVAIWMLHRLPFVLSLYRYDG, via the coding sequence ATGGCCCAACGCTCCCTCCTCACACGCGCGCTGTGGTTCGTCTTCGTCGGCTGGTGGCTGACGCCGATTCTGGTCAACGCGGCGTGGCTGCTCGGCCTTACTGTCGTCCTCCTGCCGGTTTCGGTCAAACTCATCAACCTCGTGCCGACCGCACTGACGCTGAAATCGCCCGAATCGACCATCGGCCCCGAAGCCGGCCGCGGCCAGCATAATCTGCTCGTTCGTGCCCTCTACTTCGTCTTCGTCGGCTGGTGGGCCAGTTTCATCTGGGCGAACGTCGCCAACGTCCTCGCGATTACCGTCGTCGGCCTGCCCGTGGCCATCTGGATGCTGCATCGGCTGCCGTTCGTGCTGTCGCTGTACCGCTACGACGGCTAA
- a CDS encoding AAA family ATPase, giving the protein MQVIGTVGLAGSGKGEFANVAEELGVPVVTMGDVIRSECRERGLDPAEHHGEIAQKLRQENGPAAIAEESLPHIEAALEDDDTVLVDGIRSGVEVDVFEERFGDDFTLVSIEAPFEVRRERVTDRGRDKVGEDGESLEARDERELSFGLDEALARADVTIDNTGTLEEFREQARELLDQ; this is encoded by the coding sequence ATGCAGGTCATCGGAACCGTCGGGCTGGCCGGCAGCGGCAAAGGCGAGTTCGCGAACGTCGCCGAGGAGCTGGGCGTCCCCGTGGTCACGATGGGCGACGTCATCCGCTCGGAGTGTCGCGAACGCGGGCTGGACCCCGCCGAACACCACGGCGAAATCGCCCAGAAGTTGCGGCAGGAGAACGGTCCCGCCGCCATCGCCGAGGAGTCGCTGCCGCACATCGAAGCGGCACTGGAAGACGACGATACGGTACTGGTCGACGGCATCCGGTCGGGCGTCGAGGTCGATGTCTTCGAGGAGCGGTTCGGCGACGATTTCACGCTGGTGAGCATCGAAGCGCCGTTCGAAGTGCGGAGAGAGCGGGTCACCGACCGCGGCCGCGACAAGGTCGGCGAGGACGGCGAGAGCCTCGAAGCCCGCGACGAACGCGAGTTGAGTTTCGGCCTCGACGAGGCGCTCGCACGCGCCGACGTGACAATCGACAATACGGGCACGCTCGAGGAGTTCCGCGAGCAGGCCCGGGAGCTACTCGACCAATGA
- a CDS encoding RNA-binding domain-containing protein, which yields MIYSVDIQITAPVKDTEVSDRVADAIRNLFPEADIESHPGELMATCHTMDHFSERLHEQAILDTARGQFFANLENETFSFDLKKQAAFRDVINFAVGNGSELGDIHVRVSVTDPDAETFIDHIAPPTEEGRPVDSERR from the coding sequence ATGATTTACAGCGTCGACATCCAGATTACCGCGCCGGTAAAGGACACCGAGGTAAGCGACCGGGTGGCCGACGCCATCCGCAACCTCTTCCCGGAGGCCGACATCGAATCGCATCCGGGCGAACTGATGGCGACCTGCCATACGATGGACCATTTCTCGGAGCGTCTCCACGAGCAGGCGATTCTCGACACCGCCCGCGGGCAGTTCTTCGCGAACCTCGAAAACGAGACGTTCAGTTTCGACCTGAAAAAGCAGGCGGCCTTCCGCGACGTCATCAACTTCGCCGTCGGCAACGGCAGCGAGTTGGGCGACATCCACGTCCGCGTGTCGGTGACCGACCCCGACGCCGAGACGTTCATCGACCACATCGCGCCGCCGACCGAAGAGGGCCGGCCGGTCGATTCCGAGCGTCGATAG
- a CDS encoding molybdopterin-dependent oxidoreductase, whose product MARPAWLTAPNPRVLDWSLLLGVGFVLATGIVSLFSGRPSRAWVFLTHGLGGLVLAGLVGLKLRRVRHRVAGARQSAVIALSVLLAVVTLAALTSGVAWVFGASLDLGPWGLLNLHIGLGLVVAALLVVHLRSRFRLPSRSDFEGRRTALRYTALVVAGAATYRAQTAVNSALETAGSERRFTGSREEGSDDGNGFPVTSWVADDPGPVDRTEWSLSVDGAVADPLEFDYEELGGDERRAVLDCTSGWYSEHDWQGVSVASLLDAANPDAEARWVSFRSVTGYRWSLPIEEARDALLATHVDGDRLTHGHGFPVRLVAPGRRGFQWVKWVEEVRIKRRRDHSERVAIFVSGVR is encoded by the coding sequence ATGGCCCGGCCCGCGTGGTTGACCGCGCCCAACCCCCGCGTTCTCGACTGGTCGCTCCTGCTCGGCGTCGGCTTCGTGCTCGCGACGGGCATCGTGAGCCTGTTTTCCGGCCGCCCCTCGCGGGCATGGGTGTTTCTCACCCACGGCCTCGGCGGCCTCGTGCTGGCGGGCCTCGTCGGCCTAAAACTCCGGCGCGTTCGCCACCGCGTGGCCGGCGCCCGCCAAAGCGCCGTTATCGCCCTCTCGGTACTTCTCGCCGTCGTCACGCTCGCCGCCCTGACCTCCGGCGTCGCGTGGGTTTTCGGCGCCTCGCTGGATTTGGGGCCATGGGGCCTGCTGAACCTGCATATCGGCCTCGGATTGGTCGTCGCAGCCCTACTCGTCGTCCATCTCCGCTCGCGGTTTCGCCTGCCCAGTCGGTCGGACTTCGAGGGCCGACGGACCGCGCTCCGCTACACCGCCCTCGTCGTCGCGGGGGCGGCGACCTACCGGGCGCAGACGGCGGTCAACAGCGCCCTCGAAACCGCCGGCTCGGAGCGCCGCTTTACCGGCTCCCGGGAGGAAGGCAGCGACGACGGCAACGGCTTCCCGGTCACGAGTTGGGTCGCCGACGACCCCGGACCTGTCGACCGCACAGAGTGGTCACTGTCCGTTGACGGCGCCGTCGCCGACCCGCTGGAGTTCGACTACGAGGAACTCGGCGGCGACGAACGCCGAGCCGTCCTCGATTGTACCAGCGGCTGGTACTCCGAACACGACTGGCAGGGCGTGTCGGTCGCCTCGCTGCTTGATGCGGCCAACCCCGACGCTGAGGCCCGCTGGGTTTCCTTCCGGTCGGTCACCGGCTACCGCTGGAGCCTCCCCATCGAAGAGGCCCGGGATGCCCTGCTCGCGACCCATGTCGACGGCGACCGGCTGACCCACGGCCACGGTTTTCCGGTCCGACTGGTCGCGCCCGGGCGCCGCGGCTTCCAGTGGGTGAAATGGGTCGAAGAAGTCCGAATCAAGCGGCGTCGGGACCACAGCGAGCGCGTCGCGATTTTCGTCAGCGGCGTCCGCTAA